One Xenopus tropicalis strain Nigerian chromosome 8, UCB_Xtro_10.0, whole genome shotgun sequence genomic window carries:
- the s100a11 gene encoding S100 calcium binding protein A11, producing the protein MAQMSRDPPTETERSMEKIIVVFGRYAGKDGCADTMTYREFEDFMKTELSSFSGNKDPNILKLMMKSVDGSVDTKADDKLDFQEFLNLIGGMMVGCHAALCKLPEGYKPNPSNKKPTEMETAMESIVRSFQKYAGKGGDKCQMDYKEFEGFMKTELKSFTEHQKDPNALRSLMKTVDGSVDDKQDGQLNFQEFMNLVGGIMVSCQHAMLRSTQPRRV; encoded by the exons ATG GCACAAATGAGCAGGGACCCCCCCACGGAGACGGAGCGCAGTATGGAGAAGATCATCGTGGTATTCGGTCGCTACGCGGGGAAGGACGGCTGCGCCGACACCATGACCTACAGGGAGTTTGAGGACTTCATGAAAACAGAACTGAGTTCCTTCAGCGGA AACAAAGATCCGAATATCCTGAAGCTGATGATGAAGTCGGTTGATGGGTCGGTCGACACCAAAGCAGATGATAAGTTGGACTTCCAGGAATTCCTCAATCTGATTGGTGGGATGATGGTGGGGTGCCACGCCGCTCTCTGTAAGCTCCCCGAGGGCTACAAG CCCAACCCCTCCAACAAGAAGCCCACTGAGATGGAGACGGCCATGGAGAGCATTGTGCGCAGTTTCCAGAAGTACGCGGGGAAGGGGGGCGACAAGTGCCAAATGGACTACAAGGAGTTCGAGGGCTTCATGAAGACGGAGCTGAAATCTTTCACAGAG caccagAAAGACCCCAACGCGCTGCGCAGCCTGATGAAGACGGTGGACGGCTCGGTGGATGACAAGCAGGACGGGCAACTCAACTTCCAGGAGTTCATGAACCTGGTGGGGGGCATCATGGTGTCGTGCCAACATGCCATGCTCAGGAGCACCCAGCCCCGCCGGGTCTGA
- the LOC105945675 gene encoding uncharacterized protein LOC105945675 — translation MGNYGNGLAPVNGVIPGNGVIPGNGEAPVNGGVPGNGEIPGNGEAPVNGGVPGNGVIPGNGEIPGNGEIPGNGVIPGNGVIPGNGEIPGNGVIPGNGEIPGNGEIPGNGVIPGNGEIPGNGEIPGNGEIPGNGEIPGNGVIPGNGVIPGNGEIPGNGVIPGNGEIPEAPGNGEILGNGEIPGNGEIPGNGVILGNGEIPGNGEIPGNGVILGNGEAPGNGEIPGNGVILGNGEIPGNGEIPGNGVILGNGEAPGNGEILGNGEIPGNGEIPGNGEIPGNGVIPGNGVIPGNGEAPGNGEAPGNGEILGNGEIPGNGEIPGNGEAPVNGEIPGNGVIPGNGEIPGNGVIPGNGEIPGNGVIPGNGVIPGNGEIPGNGEAPVNGEIPGNGEAPGRPNHENNANYFNHMNQ, via the exons ATGGGTAACTATGGTAATGGACTGGCCCCAGTTAATGGAGTGATCCCGGGTAATGGAGTGATCCCGGGTAATGGAGAGGCCCCAGTTAATGGAGGGGTCCCGGGTAATGGAGAGATCCCGGGTAATGGAGAGGCCCCAGTTAATGGAGGGGTCCCGGGTAATGGAGTGATCCCGGGTAATGGAGAGATCCCGGGTAATGGAGAGATCCCGGGTAATGGAGTGATCCCGGGTAATGGAGTGATCCCGGGTAACGGAGAGATCCCGGGTAACGGAGTGATCCCGGGTAACGGAGAGATCCCGGGTAACGGAGAGATCCCGGGTAACGGAGTGATCCCGGGTAACGGAGAGATCCCGGGTAACGGAGAGATCCCGGGTAACGGAGAGATCCCGGGTAACGGAGAGATCCCGGGTAACGGAGTGATCCCGGGTAACGGAGTGATCCCGGGTAACGGAGAGATCCCGGGTAACGGAGTGATCCCGGGTAATGGAGAGATCCCGG AGGCCCCGGGTAATGGAGAGATCCTGGGTAATGGAGAGATCCCGGGTAATGGAGAGATCCCGGGTAATGGAGTGATCCTGGGTAATGGAGAGATCCCGGGTAATGGAGAGATCCCGGGTAATGGAGTGATCCTGGGTAATGGAGAGGCCCCGGGTAATGGAGAGATCCCGGGTAATGGAGTGATCCTGGGTAATGGAGAGATCCCGGGTAATGGAGAGATCCCGGGTAATGGAGTGATCCTGGGTAATGGAGAGGCCCCGGGTAATGGAGAGATCCTGGGTAATGGAGAGATCCCGGGTAATGGAGAGATCCCGGGTAATGGAGAGATCCCGGGTAATGGAGTGATCCCGGGTAATGGAGTGATCCCGGGTAATGGAGAGGCCCCGGGTAATGGAGAGGCCCCGGGTAATGGAGAGATCCTGGGTAATGGAGAGATCCCGGGTAATGGAGAGATCCCGGGTAATGGAGAGGCCCCAGTTAATGGAGAGATCCCGGGTAATGGAGTGATCCCGGGTAATGGAGAGATCCCGGGTAATGGAGTGATCCCGGGTAATGGAGAGATCCCGGGTAATGGAGTGATCCCGGGTAATGGAGTGATCCCGGGTAATGGAGAGATCCCGGGTAATGGAGAGGCCCCAGTTAATGGAGAGATCCCGGGTAATGGAGAGGCCCCAGGCAGACCCAATCATGAAAACAATGCAAATTACTTCAATCATATGAACCAGTAA
- the LOC100488861 gene encoding E3 ubiquitin-protein ligase Midline-1, whose product MAAFSLRAEVTCSACREIYTDPVTLPCGHNFCLCCIGRHWDWQKGIEEDPSCPECMKTYRRRPELNRNLTLRNIAERFRPTDPEQECSGIFCTYCDSPVPAAKSCLHCEASLCDYHVREHSRAAEHVLTDPTASFGHRKCSEHMELLRYHCTEDGACICATGLQSGEHKEHKVETVNEASKKKKEKLWNILLQLSLSRREAEIRAQRLQECSRDVAQKAADETERVTALFRVIGERLEALEKRLLRDISWEQEKVSLQLNDLIQQLEIKKDELSGKIRHIEELCNMGDPLTVLRASESAFSEAEWGDYEERHLDREIISDTLLSGLAVIVTGMKEWWLYGQRAMDLVLDTNTAANDVLISPDLKTASFSKAKLYWPKTSARFGKSQALGCRGFSSGRRYWDVEGCGEWAVGVAYASIERHGSHSWIGFNDKSWGLCVWDSRYSVRHNNDVTDIAHGPSPGRIRISLDCEMGLLSFYELSEPIRHLHTFSASFTEPLHAAFWVGMADAWVRIIS is encoded by the coding sequence ATGGCGGCTTTCAGTCTTAGGGCGGAGGTAACCTGCTCGGCGTGCCGGGAGATCTACACCgaccctgtaaccctgccctgtggccataacttctgcctaTGCTGTATTGGGAGACATTGGGACTGGCAGAAGGGGATAGAGGAGGATCCGTCCTGCCCTGAATGCATGAAAACATACAGGAGACGCCCGGAACTGAACAGGAACCTGACTCTACGGAACATAGCAGAGCGATTCCGTCCTACTGACCCGGAGCAGGAATGTTCTGGGATATTCTGCACTTACTGTGACTCCCCGGTACCCGCGGCTAAATCCTGCCTGCACTGTGAGGCCTCTCTGTGTGATTATCATGTGAGGGAGCACAGCCGGGCAGCAGAACATGTACTTACTGACCCCACCGCTTCCTTTGGGCACAGAAAATGCTCCGAACACATGGAACTGCTGAGATATCACTGCACCGAGGATGGGGCCTGTATCTGTGCCACTGGCCTGCAGAGTGGAGAGCACAAGGAGCACAAGGTGGAGACGGTCAATGAGGCCTccaagaagaagaaggaaaaattaTGGAATATTCTTCTTCAGTTGTCCCTGTCGAGAAGGGAGGCTGAGATacgagcccagaggctgcaggagtgCAGTAGAGATGTGGCACAAAAAGCAGCCgatgagacagagagagtcactgccctgtttagggtcATCGGGGAAcggctggaagccctagagaagcgactcctgagggACATCTCCTGGGAACAAGAGAAGGTTTCTCTCCAACTCAATGatctgatccaacagctggagataaagaaggacgagctgtccgGGAAGATCCGTCACATTGAGGAGTTGTGCAACATGGGGGATCCACTCACCGTCCTACGGGCATCGGAATCAGCCTTTAGTGAGGCTGAATGGGGCGATTATGAGGAGAGACATCTGGATAGGGAAATAATCTCAGACACGTTGCTCTCAGGGTTAGCTGTTATTGTTACTGGGATGAAGGAGTGGTGGCTCTACGGGCAGAGGGCGATGGATCTGGTACTAGACACAAACACGGCGGCCAACGATGTATTGATATCACCAGATCTGAAAACTGCCTCCTTTTCCAAAGCCAAGTTGTATTGGCCAAAAACATCGGCGAGATTTGGGAAATCCCAGGCTCTGGGCTGCAGGGGCTTTTCCTCCGGGCGCCGTTACTGGGATGTCGAGGGCTGCGGGGAGTGGGCAGTAGGCGTGGCCTATGCCAGTATAGAGAGGCACGGAAGTCACTCCTGGATTGGGTTCAATgacaagtcctggggtttgtgTGTCTGGGACAGTCGTTACTCAGTGAGACATAATAACGACGTTACTGATATAGCCCACGGGCCTTCCCCGGGCAGAATCAGGATCTCCTTGGACTGTGAAATGGGTCTGCTGTCCttctatgagctgagtgagccaatcaggcacctCCACACCTTctctgcctccttcactgagcccctccatgctgcattctgggtaggcATGGCTGATGCTTGGGTGCGGATCATAAGCTAA